One window of the Lachancea thermotolerans CBS 6340 chromosome A complete sequence genome contains the following:
- the AIT1 gene encoding Ait1p (weakly similar to uniprot|Q12301 Saccharomyces cerevisiae YDL180W Hypothetical ORF), whose product MARISYVSPYFMPLVCSSKPWVSAIVFLNLVVLFVAAFSLSQLLISQYDDDAMFRPVGQDYFRTSLLGFFSPLALYFVRDFVLMVSPRFVLFNLFVDFPLNDWLYLLIIFCLAYPQAQETHARSSLDDTFWHIIPRQSCIFGISWALSEFMVCLVENFYSYEEVPSPESAKRQLESKMMQDEQDLARSNITLSKCIDVKRRTSHISENVYCHENSQPPQGAQSPNSAAAEGASADTVFVSFSDSSISLLRDPEQGPHPRSRNDRKRPGLYGGTVTYFPEVVSIRKFLKDILVLNLLVADSILLAVGHALLISMYFIYVPGHNRLFTSAVIYFGSRPFGFFVLSLVLPLSVFSFIASVFLFLWSDEDGEDYKNTRKLTSSDLHAHTSNPQSLQYITSNQLFVVNSIYTQDISGSEGDNELGILRFFRALMTTWRSLASHQSFPIAGITVWAFAIFVGGIVATIEQ is encoded by the coding sequence ATGGCTAGAATTAGCTATGTTTCGCCGTACTTTATGCCGCTCGTGTGTTCGAGCAAGCCCTGGGTGAGTGCCATTGTGTTTCTCAACCTCGTTGTCCTGTTTGTCGCCGCTTTCAGTCTTTCACAACTCCTAATCTCGCAATATGACGATGATGCCATGTTCAGGCCGGTGGGCCAGGACTACTTCCGGACCTCGCTCCTGGGCTTCTTCTCGCCCCTGGCACTGTATTTCGTTCGAGACTTCGTTCTGATGGTGAGCCCGCGTTTCGTTCTCTTCAACCTATTTGTGGACTTCCCACTCAATGATTGGCTCTACTTGCTGATCATCTTCTGCCTGGCCTACCCACAGGCGCAGGAGACGCATGCGCGAAGCTCCCTCGACGATACTTTTTGGCATATAATACCGCGACAGTCCTGTATTTTTGGCATCTCGTGGGCCTTGTCCGAGTTCATGGTGTGCCTTGTCGAAAACTTCTACAGCTACGAGGAGGTGCCGTCGCCAGAGTCTGCCAAGAGGCAGCTAGAGAGCAAGATGATGCAGGACGAGCAGGACCTCGCCCGAAGCAACATCACATTGTCCAAATGCATCGACGTGAAGCGTCGCACCTCTCACATCTCGGAGAACGTCTACTGCCATGAGAACAGCCAGCCCCCTCAGGGCGCGCAGTCGCCTAACAGCGCGGCTGCGGAGGGCGCTTCTGCCGACACCGTCTTTGTGAGCTTCAGCGATAGCTCCATCTCCCTACTACGCGACCCGGAGCAGGGGCCTCATCCTAGGTCTCGCAATGACCGTAAGCGGCCCGGGCTGTACGGCGGCACCGTGACCTATTTTCCAGAAGTCGTTTCCATTAGAAAGTTTCTGAAGGACATTCTCGTTCTAAACTTGCTTGTCGCAGACAGCATCCTGCTCGCGGTCGGTCACGCCCTGCTTATCTCGATGTACTTCATCTACGTCCCGGGTCACAACCGCCTGTTCACGTCCGCGGTTATCTACTTCGGGTCCCGCCCATTTGGGTTCTTCGTGCTAAGCCTGGTCCTGCCCCTGTCGGTCTTCAGCTTCATTGCAAGCGTGTTTCTCTTCTTATGGAGTGACGAGGACGGCGAAGACTACAAAAATACTCGAAAACTGACAAGCTCTGACCTGCATGCGCATACCTCCAATCCTCAGAGCCTCCAGTACATCACCTCGAACCAGCTTTTTGTGGTGAACTCCATCTACACCCAAGACATTTCAGGATCCGAGGGAGACAATGAGCTGGGGATTTTACGTTTTTTCCGGGCCCTGATGACTACATGGCGGTCCTTAGCATCCCACCAAAGCTTTCCTATAGCCGGAATTACCGTGTGGGCCTTCGCGATTTTTGTGGGGGGCATCGTTGCCACCATTGAACAGTGA
- the RPP1B gene encoding ribosomal protein P1 beta (highly similar to uniprot|P10622 Saccharomyces cerevisiae YDL130W RPP1B Ribosomal protein P1 beta, a component of the ribosomal stalk, which is involved in the interaction between translational elongation factors and the ribosome; accumulation of P1 in the cytoplasm is regulated by phosphorylation and interaction with the P2 stalk component), with the protein MSDAVISYASLILADAGLDITADSLTTLTKAAGASIDNIWAETFAKALEGKDLKEILSGFHAAGSAAPAAGSASAAAAGGDAAAEEAAPEEAAEESDDDMGFGLFD; encoded by the exons ATGTCTGACGCTGTTATCTCCTACGCCTCTCTGATCTTGGCTGATGCCGGTTTGGACATCACCGCCGACAGCCTGACCACCCTGACCAAGGCCGCCGGTGCCTCCATCGACAAC ATCTGGGCTGAGACCTTCGCCAAGGCCCTAGAGGGTAAGGACCTCAAGGAGATCCTGTCTGGCTTCCACGCCGCTGGCTCCGCTGCCCCAGCCGCCGGCTCTGCTtccgctgccgccgctggTGGTGACGCCGCCGCCGAGGAGGCCGCTCCAGAGGAGGCCGCTGAGGAGTCTGACGATGACATGGGTTTCGGTTTGTTCGACTAA
- a CDS encoding uncharacterized protein (weakly similar to uniprot|Q07555 Saccharomyces cerevisiae YDL129W Hypothetical ORF) encodes MPGTAGATAERTAHQDKPTLQVLTPEEPRASKDSPGSLGLHGSSPASRSPLESPSVQSTRELEVALAETIQELEAQAGDDRYAAGAALDIPRLLSVLNQSLTAISHWSLQARLAQLENRSAWDSRLAVENSLIKKEVEFFRNRCLSESHRSPRLVHAPSAPASPSRGAPARVSKPARSNPSKKALSQQQDTQQQAQQPLLRLVENHKPHPRMRRSSDNPSASDFVRVFHLEKL; translated from the coding sequence ATGCCGGGCACAGCAGGTGCCACGGCGGAGCGCACCGCGCACCAAGATAAACCCACGCTACAGGTGCTCACGCCCGAGGAGCCGCGGGCGTCCAAGGACTCGCCGGGGTCGCTGGGGCTGCACGGCAGCAGCCCCGCGAGCCGGTCGCCGCTGGAGTCGCCGTCCGTGCAGAGCACGCGGGAGCTCGAAGTGGCACTCGCGGAGACGATCCAGGAGCTCGAGGCGCAGGCCGGCGACGACCGCTACGCGGCCGGCGCGGCGCTGGACATCCCGCGGCTGCTCTCCGTGCTCAATCAGTCGCTGACAGCGATCTCGCACTGGTCGCTGCAGGCGCGCCTGGCGCAGCTGGAGAACCGCAGCGCGTGGGACTCGCGGCTCGCAGTCGAGAACAGCCTGATCAAAAAGGAGGTGGAGTTCTTCCGCAACCGGTGCCTGAGCGAGTCCCACAGGAGCCCAAGGCTCGTGCACGCGCCCTCGGCGCCGGCCAGCCCATCGCGCGGCGCGCCGGCCCGCGTCTCGAAGCCGGCCCGTAGCAACCCCTCCAAGAAAGCACTTTCCCAGCAGCAAGACACGCAGCAGCAGGCAcagcagccgctgctgcgGCTGGTCGAAAACCACAAGCCGCACCCGCGCATGCGAAGGAGTAGCGACAACCCGTCGGCGTCCGACTTCGTGCGCGTTTTCCATCTGGAAAAACTGTGA
- a CDS encoding KLTH0A05544p (weakly similar to uniprot|Q01649 Saccharomyces cerevisiae YMR198W CIK1 is important for proper organiziation of microtubule arrays and establishment of a spindle is essential for karyogamy and expression is regulated by KAR4 and mating spindle pole body associated protein and to uniprot|Q12045 YPL253C VIK1 Protein that forms a complex with Kar3p at the spindle pole body, possible regulator of Kar3p function in microtubule-mediated processes; required for sister chromatid cohesion) has protein sequence MTHTKIPQMSQTRIPGHKRAMSSPPGSATKRLHILEDVTNTNSIARLPGTKMSVAVDSNTRLMNKYYYGDPKVIEAVKVRERKIARDIQHFRKSIAEIDAETKLIQETNLPNLDYDMSKKNTLCNELRKELVQLTTSLDEKNGECELMESNWELTVKHLQLEHEVNLQKARNEIDQALCEARERWEEKLREMENFRPDSGIIEEIEELKEERLQEEKKLNALEASNKRACTMRDQELDIEFQKFLLEKQKPSEELREKCQVQREKNKQLTEEILCFENQLEESTRDCARLYEAITRIEKLIKACLEEREELLERRTKVEASFRETELTTQKVQTEASAVESKYNAQFDKMEKEQLRRRKMENSIDEMRAKVRCFAYIGDKVPPSCEIDYPAKKISMIGTNSGQSSVFSRIIPRKLIPEKDLIGQECQAYLDMCTAKGLNCNIISLPTDRQQHLRECFLQYFVNSNTHKLSVQYVALSEKMPSSDLLVDPEDSKGDELQLTIKEDAIEMSSRSVELESPQDITDAFSGLELHSRVGDISVMKLKVYNKSEDYFDAYFLEINDDQTIKNISNLSNKNRFVKTPITIILQTLLLKTKSLILCNLFDGRTSDPCLVLESVHQIGRLDVPRKLNER, from the coding sequence ATGACCCATACTAAAATACCACAGATGAGTCAGACCAGAATACCGGGTCATAAAAGAGCCATGTCAAGCCCGCCCGGGTCTGCCACCAAAAGACTGCACATCTTAGAGGACGTCACAAACACAAATTCGATTGCCCGTCTTCCTGGGACCAAGATGTCTGTAGCCGTTGATTCAAATACCAGACTTATGAACAAATATTACTACGGTGACCCAAAGGTAATAGAAGCTGTGAAAGTACGAGAACGGAAGATAGCGCGTGATATCCAGCACTTTCGAAAATCTATAGCTGAGATCGACGCAGAGACCAAGCTTATACAGGAGACAAACCTCCCTAATCTCGATTATGAcatgtcaaagaaaaacacTTTATGCAACGAGCTGCGAAAGGAGCTGGTACAGCTAACAACCAGCCTCGATGAGAAAAACGGTGAGTGCGAACTCATGGAATCTAATTGGGAACTCACCGTGAAACATTTGCAGCTCGAGCACGAAGTAAATTTGCAGAAGGCAAGGAACGAAATAGATCAAGCATTATGCGAAGCCAGGGAACGCTGGGAAGAGAAGCTTCGAGAAATGGAAAATTTCAGGCCAGATTCGGGAATAattgaagagattgaagagttgaaagaagagaggttgcaggaagaaaaaaagcttaACGCTCTGGAGGCAAGCAATAAACGAGCATGTACCATGAGGGATCAAGAGCTAGATATCgagtttcaaaagtttctcCTGGAGAAGCAAAAACCTTCCGAAGAATTGCGAGAGAAGTGTCAGGTCCAAAGGGAGAAGAACAAACAACTCACCGAGGAAATTTTATGTTTTGAAAATCAACTAGAAGAAAGCACTAGAGACTGCGCTCGGCTCTACGAAGCAATCACTAGAATAGAAAAATTAATTAAAGCATGCCTGGAGGAGCGCgaagagcttctggagAGGAGAACCAAGGTCGAAGCAAGTTTCAGGGAGACAGAGCTTACAACACAAAAAGTTCAGACCGAAGCCTCCGCAGTTGAGTCAAAATACAACGCTCAGTTCGACAAAATGGAGAAGGAGCAACTACGCAGGCGAAAAATGGAAAACTCAATTGACGAAATGCGAGCGAAGGTTAGATGCTTTGCATACATTGGTGACAAGGTGCCCCCCTCATGTGAGATAGACTACCcggcaaagaaaatatcCATGATAGGAACAAATAGTGGACAATCAAGCGTATTCAGCAGGATTATACCTCGGAAGCTTATTCCAGAAAAGGACCTTATAGGTCAAGAATGCCAAGCATACCTCGATATGTGCACCGCCAAGGGCCTAAACTGCAACATCATATCATTACCCACCGATCGACAGCAGCACTTGAGAGAGTGTTTCTTGCAGTATTTTGTAAATTCCAACACGCACAAATTGAGCGTGCAGTACGTTGCGCTTTCAGAGAAGATGCCCTCCTCTGACTTGCTGGTAGATCCAGAAGATAGTAAAGGCGATGAACTCCAGCTTACTATTAAGGAGGATGCTATCGAAATGAGCTCGCGCTCAGTCGAGCTTGAATCACCGCAGGATATCACAGATGCATTTAGTGGGCTTGAGTTGCATTCAAGGGTCGGTGATATAAGCGTTATGAAGTTGAAAGTATACAACAAGAGCGAAGACTATTTTGACGCTTACTTTCTAGAAATTAACGATGATCAAACGATTAAGAACATCAGCAATCTATCAAACAAAAACCGATTCGTCAAGACACCAATTACCATAATTTTAcaaactcttcttctgaaaacaaaatccCTGATTCTTTGTAATCTGTTTGACGGAAGAACAAGCGACCCTTGTCTTGTGCTCGAATCAGTGCACCAAATAGGTAGGTTAGATGTTCCTCGGAAATTGAACGAGCGTTAA
- a CDS encoding KLTH0A05456p (conserved hypothetical protein): protein MSYNTQDFLEDGDVFSFSLAQGAPASLLPSTPLSGASDLISGDDDLLLQSPFLDAMSRDDDEDHAGDELFALENEPQLLPSYDMTHITAKAPVPSAFECVPAPDDDEFADAAQHNYRLWLAGV from the coding sequence ATGAGTTATAACACACAGGACTTCCTCGAGGACGGAGACGTGTTCTCGTTCTCGCTCGCACAGGGCGCGCCCGCGTCGCTGCTGCCCAGCACGCCGCTCTCCGGCGCCAGTGACCTGATTTCGGGCGACGACGACCTCCTGCTGCAGTCGCCCTTCCTGGACGCGATGTCGcgcgacgacgacgaagaccACGCTGGCGACGAGCTGTTCGCGCTGGAGAACGAGCCCCAGCTGCTGCCCTCCTACGACATGACCCACATCACCGCCAAGGCGCCAGTACCGAGCGCCTTCGAGTGCGTGCCCGCGCCCGACGACGACGAGTTCGCGGACGCCGCGCAGCACAACTACCGGCTCTGGCTCGCGGGCGTCTGA
- the VTI1 gene encoding v-SNARE protein VTI1 (similar to uniprot|Q04338 Saccharomyces cerevisiae YMR197C VTI1 Involved in cis-Golgi membrane traffic Vti1p is a v-SNARE that interacts with two t-SNARES Sed5p and Pep12p) — MASLLSNYEAEFKTTLEQAKTLLSVAPSQPVSQRNGTLKEVEQQQDELLDLVDQMEIEVNNGALDNAARSSFKAKLREYKKHVQSDVKSPLQQLMDSRNRDLLFQGRAGEGEPGESDDQRQQLLSNHAILSRTGDKLRDATRIAVDTEGVGSQIMMDLRSQRETLENARQTLFQADSYVDKSIRTLKTMSRRLVANKFISYAIIAVLILLILLVLFSKFK, encoded by the coding sequence ATGGCGAGCCTTCTTTCAAACTACGAAGCGGAGTTCAAAACAACGCTCGAGCAAGCGAAAACCCTTCTTTCAGTCGCGCCTTCGCAGCCTGTAAGCCAAAGAAACGGGACACTTAAGGAGGTTGAGCAACAGCAAGATGAGCTGCTGGATCTGGTAGACCAGATGGAAATAGAGGTTAACAATGGCGCACTCGATAATGCAGCACGTTCATCTTTTAAGGCTAAGCTCCGTGAATACAAGAAACATGTTCAAAGTGACGTGAAGTCGCCGCTTCAGCAGCTAATGGATTCGCGCAACAGAGACCTGCTATTCCAAGGTAGAGCGGGTGAAGGGGAGCCTGGCGAAAGCGACGATCAACGGCAGCAACTCTTGTCAAATCACGCAATTCTGTCGCGCACAGGTGATAAATTGCGGGACGCTACAAGGATAGCAGTTGACACTGAGGGCGTTGGCTCGCAGATTATGATGGATCTAAGATCCCAACGTGAAACTCTCGAGAACGCAAGACAGACGCTGTTCCAGGCTGATTCATACGTGGACAAAAGCATCAGAACGCTGAAAACCATGAGCAGAAGGCTAGTGGCTAACAAGTTTATCAGCTACGCCATCATTGCTGTGTTGATCCTCCTCATTCTGCTAGTTCTGTTCTCAAAATTCAAGTAG
- the YAH1 gene encoding adrenodoxin (similar to uniprot|Q12184 Saccharomyces cerevisiae YPL252C YAH1 Iron-sulfur protein of the mitochondrial matrix homologous to human adrenodoxin involved in heme a biosynthesis), translated as MFRIAGLSKSLLRGPLAVGRANIMVPKYAGFAQSALRFHGHVHKPKPGEELHVTFILKDGSQRQYEVSAGDTLLDIAQANNLEMEGACGGSCACSTCHVIVDPDYYDALEEPDDDENDMLDLAYGLTETSRLGCQIKMSKDIDGIRVALPAMTRNVSNTDFD; from the coding sequence ATGTTTAGAATTGCCGGGTTGTCGAAATCACTGCTCCGCGGCCCTCTCGCCGTGGGCCGTGCGAACATAATGGTACCAAAATATGCAGGTTTCGCGCAATCCGCGCTCAGGTTCCATGGCCATGTACACAAGCCCAAACCGGGCGAAGAGCTGCACGTTACGTTCATCCTCAAGGACGGCTCACAGCGGCAGTACGAAGTGTCGGCGGGGGACACGCTCTTGGACATCGCACAGGCCAATAATCTGGAAATGGAAGGTGCGTGCGGAGGTTCCTGCGCATGCTCAAcatgtcacgtgattgTGGATCCAGACTACTACGACGCGCTTGAAGAGCCGGATGACGACGAGAACGATATGTTAGACCTAGCCTATGGTCTGACCGAGACCAGCAGGCTGGGCTGCCAGATTAAAATGAGCAAGGACATTGACGGCATTAGGGTCGCGCTGCCGGCCATGACCAGAAACGTGAGCAACACGGACTTTGACTAA
- a CDS encoding uncharacterized protein (similar to uniprot|Q04336 Saccharomyces cerevisiae YMR196W Hypothetical ORF), whose translation MSQVYKSELKDEFVDATLEERRLHENKTRKKYWLKWGPYLSERAWATVREDYSDSGDAWTHFPFEHAASRVFRWGEDGIFGVSDNRQLVCLNLAMWNGHDQIIKERMFGVTGPQGNHGEDVKELYYYIDSTPTHSYMKALYKYPFAKAYPYEELVAKNGERGYQDREFEVYEIDGLYSSEEHGDTPYFDVVFEMAKGDDNPNDLNFRVTAYNRSDKRAGELYLMPQVFFRNTWGWCRQTATKPELKKGGSNYIDVQCEKYGKRTAIFAPSPGGFDDEDTETQDVEPQLLFTENESNLEKLFDSGPNPAPYAKDAFQEYVVEQNGEAVNPENKGTKSCAVYHFPKIPPGEYVTIRYKFTDVQLAQYEDELVIDEEEFDSIFDRREEEADNFYWKITPLHISDELRNVQRQAFAGLMWSKQFYHFIQDQWYNGDPNVKPRPPPNRANGRNKDWKHMYTDDILSLPDKWEYPFFASWDTAFHCIPLSMVDPEFAKHQLDIMTREWYMHPNGQMPAYEWNFSDVNPPVHAWAVYRVFKIERNMYKREDRVFLERVFQKLLLNFTWWVNRKDSNGQNVFEGGFLGLDNIGVFNRSEPLPTGGTLEQADSTGWMAFFSLQMLNIALELAKENPVYEDIASKFFEHFILISDAMSFRYTKNTESEEFQEEIKESLWNEEDQFYYDAISWGGPFKQQLPIRSLVGLIPLYACMTLEPQILDKFPSFKKRVDWFINNKSEIFDRNIASMKYRGVGERLLLSLVNKDRLEAILRRMLDETEFLSDYGIRSLSKYHEEHPFVMDVNGNKYEVKYLSGESDSGMFGGNSNWRGPIWFPVNFLLIESLQRFFLYYGPEFKVECPVGSGVFLNLAEVAEELEHRLIHVFMPDENGNRACYEGDNSEMLSQDEYFRDLVPFYEYFDGDTGRGLGASHQCGWTALVAKWIHDAGVSCIRLPRSSRGSRSASISSKASSPVRPVMPGRMARRKSAKSLVNLTGTLLDLTEEEKRIYQLGSVPHTQVRSTSNAGTAADKDERKGASQEQSARYEADSDFKAPTSHSSEAKVIEDLKKKMDSFNLTDDANERADEEELLNENK comes from the coding sequence ATGTCGCAGGTTTACAAATCAGAACTCAAAGACGAGTTCGTGGACGCCACGCTCGAGGAGCGGCGGCTGCACGAGAACAAGACGCGCAAGAAGTACTGGCTCAAGTGGGGGCCGTACCTCAGCGAGCGCGCGTGGGCCACGGTCCGCGAAGACTACTCCGACAGCGGCGACGCGTGGACGCACTTCCCGTTCGAGCACGCGGCGTCGCGCGTGTTCCGGTGGGGCGAGGACGGTATCTTCGGCGTCTCCGACAACCGCCAGCTGGTGTGCCTCAACCTCGCGATGTGGAACGGCCACGACCAGATCATCAAGGAGCGCATGTTCGGCGTGACGGGCCCCCAGGGCAACCACGGCGAGGACGTCAAGGAGCTCTACTACTACATCGACAGCACTCCGACCCACTCGTACATGAAGGCGCTCTACAAGTACCCGTTTGCCAAGGCGTACCCCTACGAGGAGCTGGTGGCCAAGAACGGCGAGCGCGGCTACCAGGACCGCGAGTTCGAGGTATACGAGATCGACGGCCTCTACTCCAGCGAGGAGCACGGTGACACCCCCTACTTTGACGTGGTCTTCGAGATGGCCAAGGGCGACGACAACCCGAACGACCTTAACTTCCGTGTCACGGCGTACAACAGAAGCGACAAGCGCGCGGGCGAGCTCTACCTCATGCCACAGGTGTTCTTTAGGAACACCTGGGGATGGTGCCGGCAGACCGCCACCAAGCCCGAGTTGAAGAAAGGTGGTAGCAACTACATCGACGTCCAATGCGAGAAATACGGCAAGAGGACGGCGATATTCGCGCCTTCGCCGGGCGGCTtcgacgacgaggacacAGAAACGCAGGACGTTGAACCCCAGCTGCTCTTTACCGAGAACGAGTCGAaccttgagaagctttttgacagCGGGCCCAATCCTGCGCCCTATGCCAAGGACGCGTTCCAGGAGTACGTTGTTGAGCAGAACGGCGAAGCGGTCAATCCAGAAAACAAAGGTACCAAGAGTTGTGCTGTCTATCATTTCCCTAAGATCCCTCCAGGCGAGTACGTTACTATCAGATACAAGTTTACAGACGTCCAACTGGCTCAGTATGAAGATGAATTGGTGATAGACGAAGAGGAATTCGattccatttttgatagaCGTGAAGAGGAAGCTGACAATTTCTACTGGAAAATCACTCCTCTCCATAtcagcgatgagctaaGGAATGTCCAAAGACAGGCGTTCGCGGGCCTGATGTGGTCCAAACAGTTTTACCATTTCATCCAGGACCAGTGGTACAACGGCGACCCCAACGTCAAGCCTCGTCCCCCACCAAACAGGGCTAATGGGAGGAACAAGGACTGGAAGCACATGTACACCGACGATATACTGTCACTCCCCGATAAGTGGGAGTACCCGTTTTTCGCCTCGTGGGACACGGCTTTCCACTGCATCCCGCTCTCTATGGTGGATCCAGAGTTTGCTAAGCACCAACTGGACATCATGACACGCGAGTGGTACATGCACCCCAACGGACAAATGCCCGCTTACGAGTGGAATTTTAGCGATGTTAACCCACCCGTGCACGCCTGGGCTGTCTACCgcgttttcaaaattgaaagaaacaTGTACAAACGCGAAGATCGAGTGTTCTTGGAGCGTGTGttccaaaaactgcttctAAATTTTACTTGGTGGGTGAACCGCAAAGACTCGAATGGCCAAAACGTGTTTGAGGGCGGGTTTTTGGGGCTTGACAACATCGGAGTTTTCAACAGATCCGAACCATTACCAACTGGTGGTACTCTCGAGCAGGCTGACTCCACTGGCTGGATGGCGTTTTTCAGTCTGCAAATGCTGAACATagcgctggagctggcTAAGGAGAACCCGGTTTATGAGGATATAGCctccaagttttttgagcaCTTCATACTCATCAGTGACGCCATGTCATTCAGGTACACGAAGAACACCGAATCCGAGgaatttcaagaagaaatcaaagagTCTTTGTGGAATGAGGAAGACCAATTTTATTACGACGCTATTTCGTGGGGCGGTCCAttcaagcagcagctgcccATTAGGTCCTTGGTGGGTTTGATTCCGCTGTACGCATGTATGACCTTAGAGCCGCAAATCCTAGACAAGTTCcccagcttcaagaagcgGGTAGACTggttcatcaacaacaagagcGAGATTTTCGATAGAAATATTGCCTCAATGAAATATAGAGGTGTTGGCGAAAGGCTGTTGCTGTCCTTAGTAAACAAAGACAGATTAGAGGCCATTCTCCGTCGTATGCTCGATGAGACCGAATTCCTTTCCGATTACGGTATCAGGTCTTTATCCAAGTATCACGAAGAGCACCCATTTGTTATGGACGTGAACGGGAACAAGTATGAGGTGAAATACCTCTCCGGCGAGTCCGACTCTGGGATGTTTGGAGGCAACTCCAACTGGCGTGGCCCAATCTGGTTCCCAGTTAACTTCCTGCTGATCGAGTCTCTACAACGGTTTTTCCTCTACTATGGACCTGAATTCAAGGTTGAATGCCCTGTTGGCTCCGgtgttttcttgaacttggccGAGGTTGCggaagagcttgagcacCGGCTCATTCACGTATTCATGCCAGATGAAAACGGAAACAGGGCCTGCTATGAAGGAGACAACTCCGAGATGTTGTCCCAGGACGAGTATTTCAGGGACCTCGTTCCATTTTATGAGTACTTTGACGGCGACACTGGTAGGGGCTTGGGCGCTTCACATCAGTGCGGCTGGACTGCATTGGTGGCAAAGTGGATCCATGACGCAGGCGTCTCTTGTATAAGGCTACCGCGCAGCTCCAGGGGTTCGCGTTCTGCCAGcatttcttcaaaggcCTCATCTCCCGTGAGGCCCGTGATGCCAGGCAGAATGGCAAGGAGAAAGTCCGCGAAATCGCTGGTTAACCTCACCGGCACCTTACTCGATCTgacagaagaggaaaagcGCATCTACCAGCTTGGCAGCGTTCCCCACACTCAGGTCCGTTCCACGTCCAACGCAGGGACCGCAGCGGATAAAGATGAGAGAAAGGGCGCTAGCCAAGAACAATCAGCACGTTACGAAGCCGACTCCGACTTCAAAGCACCCACCTCACACTCATCTGAGGCGAAGGTCATTGAAGATCTTAAGAAAAAGATGGATTCCTTCAACCTGACAGATGATGCCAATGAGCGGGCCGATGAGGAGGAACTCTTGAATGAGAATAAGTAA